A single genomic interval of Alteromonas sp. BL110 harbors:
- the lpxD gene encoding UDP-3-O-(3-hydroxymyristoyl)glucosamine N-acyltransferase, translating into MTAMNKRIYSLDELAKHVGGEVQGDGNITISAVGTLSGAASHQISFLTNPKYKPQLKDTNAGAVILHESLKGDSPVPALVVANPHAAFALIAQLFDTTPAVATGIAESAVIAPSARIGSDVSLGHNVIIEDNVVLGDRVTVGANTVIRRGTHIGEGCTIHPNVTIYHDVVIGKRVTIHSQTVIGAAGFGYANDKGVWIPIPQTGSVRIGDDSQIGASSSIDRGAMEDTVLGTNVIIDNQVQIGHNCIIGDHSCICGATGIAGSCHIGKHVIIGGGVGINGHISICDNVQVTGYTMIVQDITEPGVYSSGQPAQTNRDWRKNTVRLAKIGSLFDRVKALEKQV; encoded by the coding sequence ATGACCGCTATGAATAAACGCATATACAGTCTGGATGAGCTCGCCAAACATGTAGGTGGGGAAGTGCAGGGCGATGGCAATATCACTATTTCTGCGGTGGGAACGCTATCTGGTGCAGCATCGCACCAAATTTCGTTTCTGACCAACCCTAAATATAAACCACAGTTGAAAGATACTAATGCTGGTGCGGTAATTCTGCACGAGAGTCTAAAAGGTGACAGCCCGGTTCCAGCATTAGTTGTAGCAAATCCTCATGCTGCCTTTGCGCTTATCGCTCAACTATTCGATACCACGCCAGCGGTTGCGACAGGCATTGCTGAGTCAGCGGTTATTGCGCCGTCTGCACGTATCGGCAGTGACGTATCGCTAGGGCATAACGTGATTATTGAAGATAACGTGGTGCTGGGCGATAGAGTTACGGTTGGCGCGAATACCGTTATCCGCAGAGGCACCCACATTGGTGAAGGCTGTACTATTCATCCTAACGTAACTATCTATCATGACGTAGTTATTGGTAAGCGCGTGACAATTCACAGTCAAACGGTAATTGGAGCTGCGGGTTTTGGTTATGCAAACGACAAGGGTGTTTGGATACCTATTCCGCAAACTGGATCAGTCCGTATTGGTGACGACAGTCAAATTGGTGCGAGCAGCAGTATTGATCGCGGTGCTATGGAAGATACGGTGTTAGGCACCAACGTTATTATCGACAATCAAGTACAAATTGGCCATAACTGCATTATTGGCGATCATTCTTGCATTTGCGGCGCGACCGGTATTGCCGGCAGTTGTCACATTGGCAAACACGTGATTATTGGCGGTGGAGTCGGCATCAACGGTCATATCAGCATCTGCGACAATGTTCAGGTAACTGGCTATACCATGATTGTACAAGATATTACTGAACCGGGTGTTTATTCTTCTGGTCAGCCAGCACAAACTAACCGCGACTGGCGTAAAAATACAGTTCGCCTAGCCAAAATTGGTAGTTTATTTGACCGTGTTAAAGCCCTTGAAAAACAGGTCTGA
- the glyA gene encoding serine hydroxymethyltransferase yields MFSREMNIADFDPELADAMSKEVERQEHHIELIASENYCSPRVMEAQGSQLTNKYAEGYPGKRYYGGCEHVDVVEQLAIDRAKALFGADYANVQPHAGSQANSAVFMALLDAGDTVLGMSLSEGGHLTHGSHVNFSGKTYNAVQYGLNKETGEIDYAQVEALAKEHKPKMIIGGFSAYSGVVDWAKFREIADSVGAYLLVDMAHVAGLVAAGVYPNPLPHAHVVTTTTHKTLAGPRSGLILSACGDEAIYKKLNSSVFPGNQGGPLCHVIAAKAVAFKEALQPEFKVYQQQVVANAKAMVSVMQERGYNIVSGGTDNHLFLLDLIDKDITGKDADAALGAANITVNKNSVPNDPRSPFVTSGLRIGSPAITRRGFKEEQAKQVATWICDILDNMGDESVIKRVQDEVVALCAQFPVYK; encoded by the coding sequence ATGTTTTCTCGCGAAATGAATATAGCCGACTTCGATCCTGAATTAGCCGATGCAATGTCTAAAGAGGTTGAGCGTCAAGAACATCACATTGAGCTAATAGCCTCTGAGAACTACTGTAGTCCACGTGTAATGGAAGCACAGGGTTCGCAGCTTACGAATAAGTATGCTGAAGGTTATCCTGGCAAGCGTTACTACGGTGGTTGTGAGCATGTAGACGTTGTTGAACAACTCGCCATTGACCGTGCAAAAGCGCTATTTGGTGCAGACTATGCAAACGTTCAGCCACACGCTGGTTCACAAGCAAACTCTGCTGTATTCATGGCGCTACTTGACGCCGGCGATACGGTATTGGGAATGAGCCTTTCTGAAGGTGGTCACCTAACTCACGGTTCACATGTAAACTTCTCTGGTAAAACCTACAACGCTGTACAGTATGGTTTGAACAAAGAAACCGGTGAAATCGATTACGCGCAGGTAGAAGCGCTGGCTAAAGAGCACAAACCTAAAATGATTATCGGCGGTTTTTCTGCGTATTCAGGGGTTGTAGACTGGGCCAAATTCCGCGAAATCGCAGATAGCGTGGGCGCATACTTGCTTGTAGATATGGCACACGTAGCAGGTCTTGTAGCGGCTGGCGTTTATCCTAATCCACTTCCTCACGCACATGTGGTGACAACAACAACGCACAAAACCCTTGCAGGCCCGCGTAGTGGTCTAATCTTGTCAGCATGTGGCGACGAAGCAATTTACAAAAAGCTTAATAGCTCGGTATTCCCAGGTAACCAAGGTGGCCCTCTTTGCCACGTAATCGCGGCTAAAGCGGTTGCTTTCAAAGAAGCATTACAGCCAGAATTTAAAGTGTATCAGCAGCAGGTTGTTGCTAATGCGAAAGCTATGGTTTCTGTAATGCAAGAGCGCGGTTATAACATCGTTTCTGGCGGTACTGACAACCACTTGTTCCTTCTTGACCTCATCGATAAGGACATTACGGGTAAAGATGCAGACGCGGCCTTAGGCGCAGCAAACATCACCGTTAACAAAAATTCGGTTCCAAATGACCCGCGTTCACCGTTTGTAACCAGTGGTCTTCGTATCGGTAGCCCAGCGATTACTCGCCGTGGTTTTAAAGAAGAACAAGCTAAGCAAGTTGCTACTTGGATTTGCGACATTCTAGATAACATGGGCGATGAGTCAGTTATTAAGCGTGTTCAAGACGAAGTGGTTGCTCTTTGCGCACAATTCCCTGTTTATAAATAA
- the nrdR gene encoding transcriptional regulator NrdR, whose amino-acid sequence MFCPFCSEQETKVIDSRLVAEGQQVRRRRECMVCHERFTTFESAELVMPRVIKRDGSREPFNEDKLRAGLQRALEKRPVSTEKVEQCVLSLKSQLRATGEREVSSELLGNLIMKALKELDKVAYVRFASVYRSFEDIREFGEEIARLGD is encoded by the coding sequence ATGTTTTGCCCTTTTTGTTCAGAACAAGAAACAAAAGTCATTGATTCTCGTTTGGTTGCAGAAGGGCAACAAGTGCGTAGACGCCGCGAATGCATGGTGTGTCACGAGCGCTTCACGACCTTTGAAAGTGCCGAACTTGTCATGCCCCGCGTGATAAAGCGCGATGGCTCTCGTGAACCGTTTAACGAAGACAAACTTCGCGCAGGCTTGCAACGCGCACTCGAAAAGCGCCCTGTTAGCACTGAAAAGGTTGAACAGTGTGTCCTTTCACTGAAGTCACAGTTGCGTGCAACGGGTGAACGTGAGGTGAGTAGCGAACTGCTTGGCAACCTTATAATGAAAGCCCTAAAAGAACTCGACAAAGTTGCCTATGTCAGGTTCGCCTCCGTTTATCGTTCCTTCGAAGACATTCGTGAATTTGGAGAAGAAATTGCACGATTAGGGGATTAG
- the ribD gene encoding bifunctional diaminohydroxyphosphoribosylaminopyrimidine deaminase/5-amino-6-(5-phosphoribosylamino)uracil reductase RibD: MNHETVKNDYHWMAKAIQLAQQGRYTTSPNPRVGCVIVDENNQLLGQGYHIQAGTPHAEVHALRQASNARAQGAKGGTAYVTLEPCSHFGRTPPCAAALVEAKVARVVIAMTDPNPNVCGNGISILQEAGIEVVSDVMAAEAAALNPGFIKRMLTGKPFVRVKLGISLDGKIALQNGVSQWITGAEARRDVQQYRAQSCVVLTGSGTVKADNPSLLVREQEAQLTDYPLEHIRQPARVVVDGKSTLSRGYALFNDGNLTLTATSQAHPDTATQHYLVVDEKDGKLNLHALMSALGDKQYNEVWVEAGPGLAGALLCEGLVDELICYQAPKLLGDKGISMVNLPAFTSLNTCISLSLIENRQVGNDIKLIYRPDVSNTRG, translated from the coding sequence GTGAACCACGAAACGGTTAAAAACGATTATCATTGGATGGCAAAAGCCATTCAACTTGCCCAACAAGGGCGCTATACCACTTCTCCTAACCCTCGCGTTGGTTGCGTAATTGTTGATGAAAACAATCAGCTATTAGGTCAAGGGTACCATATCCAAGCAGGCACTCCTCACGCCGAAGTACACGCATTAAGACAAGCATCTAACGCACGAGCGCAAGGCGCAAAAGGCGGAACAGCTTACGTTACCCTTGAGCCATGCAGTCATTTTGGACGCACTCCGCCATGTGCGGCGGCTTTAGTCGAAGCGAAGGTGGCGCGTGTTGTTATTGCTATGACCGACCCTAATCCAAACGTCTGTGGTAACGGTATTAGTATCTTGCAGGAAGCCGGTATTGAGGTGGTTAGCGACGTGATGGCTGCGGAGGCCGCAGCGCTAAACCCGGGGTTTATCAAGCGTATGCTTACCGGTAAGCCCTTTGTTCGCGTAAAATTAGGCATTAGCCTGGACGGGAAAATAGCCCTTCAAAACGGCGTAAGTCAGTGGATTACTGGTGCAGAGGCAAGACGGGATGTGCAACAGTATCGCGCGCAAAGTTGCGTTGTACTTACAGGCTCAGGTACGGTAAAAGCCGATAACCCTAGTTTGTTAGTTAGAGAACAAGAGGCACAGTTAACTGATTATCCTCTAGAACACATTCGTCAACCTGCCCGTGTCGTTGTCGATGGCAAAAGCACGCTTAGTCGAGGCTACGCATTGTTTAACGACGGCAACCTGACCTTAACTGCCACGTCGCAAGCTCACCCAGATACGGCAACACAGCACTACCTAGTGGTGGATGAAAAAGACGGTAAGCTCAACTTACATGCACTAATGTCTGCATTAGGCGATAAGCAATATAATGAAGTATGGGTGGAAGCGGGCCCAGGCTTAGCCGGTGCATTGTTGTGCGAAGGGCTGGTGGATGAGCTAATTTGCTACCAAGCGCCTAAGCTTTTAGGTGATAAGGGAATAAGTATGGTTAACTTGCCAGCGTTTACGTCTTTAAATACATGTATTTCGCTTTCGCTTATTGAAAATCGTCAGGTGGGGAACGATATTAAGCTTATCTATCGCCCTGATGTTAGCAACACTCGTGGTTAA
- a CDS encoding riboflavin synthase translates to MFTGIIQALGTIKKLDNRGNDIRLTVASPTLDMSDVALGDSIATNGVCLTVTDMGPDYYCADVSAETIKLTGFAHYSAGSTVNLEKAMRPSDRLGGHIVSGHVDGVGEVTQIIKHSDYVEFWVKAPEALAKYIAHKGSITVDGISLTVNEVNGAEFMLWIIPHTLQETIMGSYKVGTAVNLEVDVIARYLERLMLGDKAAEPTSKGIDMAFLAENGFLRK, encoded by the coding sequence ATGTTTACTGGAATTATTCAAGCGCTAGGTACTATTAAAAAGCTTGATAACCGTGGCAACGATATTCGCCTAACCGTTGCGTCACCTACGCTTGATATGTCTGATGTCGCCCTTGGCGACAGTATCGCGACCAATGGTGTTTGCTTAACCGTAACTGATATGGGGCCCGATTATTACTGCGCAGACGTGTCTGCCGAAACTATCAAACTAACCGGGTTTGCACATTACAGTGCAGGCTCAACCGTTAATCTTGAAAAAGCGATGCGTCCTAGCGACCGTTTAGGCGGTCATATCGTGTCAGGTCACGTGGACGGCGTGGGCGAGGTTACGCAAATTATCAAGCACTCAGATTATGTCGAGTTCTGGGTAAAGGCGCCTGAAGCACTAGCGAAATACATTGCGCACAAAGGCAGCATCACCGTTGACGGTATCAGTTTGACCGTGAACGAAGTCAATGGCGCGGAATTCATGCTTTGGATAATTCCTCATACGTTGCAAGAAACAATTATGGGAAGCTATAAAGTGGGCACAGCGGTAAACCTAGAGGTTGATGTTATTGCGCGCTATTTAGAGCGATTAATGTTAGGCGATAAAGCTGCTGAGCCAACAAGTAAAGGCATCGACATGGCATTCCTTGCCGAGAACGGATTTTTAAGAAAATAA
- the ribBA gene encoding bifunctional 3,4-dihydroxy-2-butanone-4-phosphate synthase/GTP cyclohydrolase II has translation MAFNTTQEIIEDIRQGKMVILMDDEDRENEGDLIMAAEHVTPEAINFMVTHARGLVCLPMTQERCRTLNLPLMVDKNEAQFSTNFTVSIEAATGVTTGISAADRATTIKAAVAPDAKATDIVQPGHIFPLIAKDGGVLNRAGHTEAGVDLPRLAGLEPAGVIVEILNEDGTMARRPELEKFAEKHNLKIGTIADLIEYRNLNETTIQKVAQCNMPTEYGDFELHTFKDSIDNQLHYALKKGEIKEDDPTLVRVHLHNTFSDLLGSTRGIHRSMTLADGMRKISEEGGVLVLLGKEEHIESQVRRFAAEDRGERPAGADWQGSSRTIGVGSQILASMGVHKMRLLSKPIKYHALSGYGLEVVEYVHD, from the coding sequence ATGGCATTTAACACTACACAAGAAATAATTGAAGACATTCGCCAAGGTAAAATGGTTATCTTGATGGATGATGAAGATAGGGAAAACGAAGGTGATTTAATCATGGCGGCGGAGCATGTCACACCAGAAGCCATTAACTTTATGGTTACTCACGCTCGTGGCTTGGTGTGTTTGCCAATGACTCAAGAGCGCTGCCGCACGCTAAATCTTCCCTTAATGGTTGATAAAAACGAAGCGCAGTTTTCTACCAACTTCACGGTGTCTATTGAAGCAGCAACCGGCGTGACAACTGGAATCTCAGCGGCAGATCGCGCAACAACCATTAAAGCGGCTGTGGCCCCAGATGCCAAAGCCACAGACATCGTTCAGCCAGGGCATATTTTTCCCTTAATTGCTAAAGACGGTGGTGTACTGAACCGCGCAGGTCACACTGAAGCGGGTGTAGATTTACCCCGTTTGGCCGGCTTAGAGCCAGCTGGAGTTATTGTAGAAATTCTTAATGAAGACGGCACTATGGCTCGTCGTCCAGAGCTAGAAAAGTTTGCTGAAAAACATAACCTTAAAATTGGCACCATTGCTGATTTAATTGAATATCGCAATTTAAACGAAACCACTATTCAAAAGGTCGCCCAGTGCAATATGCCGACAGAATACGGCGATTTTGAGCTGCACACGTTCAAAGACAGCATCGACAACCAGTTACACTATGCGCTTAAAAAAGGCGAAATTAAAGAAGATGATCCGACACTTGTTCGCGTTCACCTTCACAATACCTTTAGTGATCTTCTTGGCTCGACGCGCGGTATTCATCGCTCTATGACGCTAGCAGATGGCATGCGCAAAATTTCAGAAGAAGGCGGTGTATTGGTGCTGTTGGGCAAAGAAGAGCACATTGAAAGCCAGGTACGCCGCTTTGCAGCAGAAGACAGAGGCGAACGCCCCGCGGGCGCTGACTGGCAGGGCTCATCACGCACCATCGGTGTAGGCAGCCAAATTCTTGCCTCTATGGGCGTACATAAAATGCGCCTTCTTAGTAAGCCAATTAAATATCATGCACTTTCAGGCTACGGCCTCGAAGTTGTAGAGTACGTGCACGACTAG
- the ribH gene encoding 6,7-dimethyl-8-ribityllumazine synthase translates to MQVIEGNIRATGKKFAIVVSRFNSFVVESLLEGALDTLERHGEVSDDDITVVRVPGAYELPVIAKKLAEKKSFDAIIALGAVIRGGTPHFDFVAGESNKGLAQVSLEYGVPVSFGVITTDSIEQAIERSGTKAGNKGAEAALGALEMVNVIDAVEKL, encoded by the coding sequence ATGCAGGTAATTGAAGGCAATATCAGAGCAACCGGTAAGAAGTTTGCTATCGTTGTATCACGCTTTAATAGCTTTGTTGTTGAAAGCTTACTAGAAGGTGCGTTAGACACGCTAGAGCGTCACGGTGAAGTAAGCGATGACGATATCACGGTAGTACGTGTACCTGGTGCTTACGAGTTACCTGTAATTGCTAAGAAATTGGCTGAGAAAAAGTCATTTGACGCCATCATCGCTCTTGGTGCTGTTATTCGTGGCGGCACGCCACACTTTGATTTTGTAGCAGGCGAGAGCAACAAAGGTCTTGCGCAAGTATCACTTGAATACGGCGTACCCGTATCATTTGGCGTAATTACAACAGATTCAATTGAACAAGCTATCGAGCGTTCGGGAACCAAAGCGGGCAACAAGGGTGCAGAAGCTGCTCTAGGCGCGCTAGAAATGGTTAACGTTATCGATGCTGTTGAAAAGCTTTAA
- the nusB gene encoding transcription antitermination factor NusB — protein sequence MKVSARRKARELALQGVYSWQMSHNDIQQVELALATSNDMQKVDMAYFQALLRGVAHNASNLDATIKPYLGRLPEELDAIEKAILRIATLELTERIDVPYRVIINEAIELAKAFGAEESHKFINGALDKAVRTLRKDERD from the coding sequence GTGAAAGTTTCAGCTCGTCGTAAAGCCCGTGAACTCGCCCTTCAAGGTGTGTATTCATGGCAAATGAGTCACAACGATATTCAGCAGGTTGAACTGGCGCTAGCCACCAGTAACGACATGCAAAAGGTAGACATGGCGTATTTTCAAGCCTTGCTTCGCGGTGTTGCACACAACGCAAGCAACCTTGATGCGACCATTAAGCCTTACCTTGGCCGTTTGCCAGAAGAGTTAGACGCTATCGAAAAAGCCATTCTGCGCATTGCGACACTGGAACTCACTGAGCGCATCGACGTACCTTACCGCGTAATTATTAATGAAGCGATTGAGCTTGCTAAGGCATTTGGTGCTGAAGAGAGCCATAAATTCATTAATGGTGCACTGGATAAAGCAGTGCGCACGTTGCGTAAAGACGAGCGCGACTAA
- the thiL gene encoding thiamine-phosphate kinase codes for MKEFDLIGRYFSNSGHKRKDVVIGIGDDCAITTVPENQQLAVTTDTLVAGVHFLKDAPAKSVAYKTVAVNLSDLAAMGAEPAWISLSLSLPEVDEAWLDDFVSGLYELTQYYSVQLIGGDTVKGPMAFTITAQGFIPPGSELTRSGANPGDWVYVTGTLGDAGAGLDILQNKLRVSGEAKDVLVNRHYFPTPRVAVGTAIRRIATSCIDISDGLLSDLGHILKASNCGANVHVERLPLSRALTSAVPPEQAIEYALSAGDDYELIFTVSEEQRGSLETSLASTNVKATCIGQLTGHSGTFSLLKDNEKYTPSNESGYEHAF; via the coding sequence GTGAAAGAATTTGATCTTATCGGCCGCTATTTTTCAAACAGCGGCCACAAACGCAAAGACGTTGTTATTGGTATTGGTGATGACTGTGCTATAACAACGGTTCCTGAAAACCAACAGCTCGCCGTTACCACAGATACTCTTGTTGCAGGAGTGCACTTTTTAAAAGATGCACCAGCCAAGTCTGTAGCATACAAAACAGTTGCTGTTAACTTAAGTGACCTTGCCGCTATGGGGGCTGAGCCCGCATGGATCAGCTTGTCTTTGTCACTGCCTGAAGTAGACGAAGCCTGGTTAGACGACTTTGTGTCTGGTTTATACGAACTCACTCAGTACTATTCTGTTCAGCTTATCGGTGGCGATACAGTAAAAGGCCCTATGGCGTTTACTATTACTGCACAAGGTTTTATTCCGCCTGGTTCCGAACTAACCCGCAGCGGCGCGAATCCGGGAGACTGGGTTTATGTTACCGGAACACTAGGTGATGCAGGTGCCGGTTTAGATATTCTGCAAAATAAGCTGCGCGTAAGTGGCGAAGCGAAAGACGTATTAGTCAATCGCCATTACTTCCCAACCCCCCGGGTTGCTGTGGGTACGGCAATACGTCGTATCGCAACATCGTGCATTGATATCTCTGATGGTTTACTTTCAGACTTGGGGCACATTCTAAAAGCTTCTAATTGCGGTGCCAACGTACATGTAGAGCGTTTACCACTGTCTCGAGCGTTAACAAGTGCTGTCCCACCTGAGCAAGCCATTGAATACGCTTTGTCCGCTGGCGATGACTACGAACTTATTTTTACCGTAAGTGAAGAGCAGCGAGGAAGCCTTGAAACTTCATTGGCGAGCACGAATGTAAAAGCAACGTGTATAGGACAATTAACGGGTCATAGCGGCACGTTTTCGTTGCTGAAAGACAATGAAAAGTACACGCCCTCAAATGAATCAGGTTACGAGCATGCCTTTTAG
- a CDS encoding phosphatidylglycerophosphatase A family protein, which translates to MQAEYRARVSMKNPVHFLALGFGSGLVPFMPGTFGSLAALPLLVACSQLSVVSFIALTLIFSVVGVYLCGKTADDMQVHDHGSIVWDEIAGMYITFLLVPISASSLLVGFVLFRLFDILKPWPIGIIDKRLHGGTGIMLDDLLAGAMACGCLHLLMVFWPAALALF; encoded by the coding sequence ATGCAGGCGGAATATCGCGCTAGAGTGAGTATGAAAAATCCAGTTCATTTCCTTGCGCTTGGCTTTGGCAGTGGCCTTGTTCCTTTTATGCCGGGTACATTTGGCTCTCTTGCTGCTTTACCGCTACTTGTGGCGTGCAGCCAACTCTCCGTGGTTTCTTTCATCGCGCTTACGCTGATATTTTCTGTGGTAGGTGTTTATCTTTGCGGCAAGACTGCAGACGATATGCAGGTTCACGATCACGGCTCTATTGTGTGGGATGAAATAGCGGGCATGTATATTACCTTTCTACTTGTACCTATCTCAGCGTCATCTTTACTCGTGGGCTTTGTTCTGTTCAGACTTTTCGACATCCTAAAGCCGTGGCCAATAGGTATTATTGACAAACGCTTACACGGCGGTACAGGCATTATGCTTGACGATCTTCTCGCTGGAGCTATGGCTTGTGGCTGTTTACATTTATTAATGGTGTTCTGGCCAGCAGCGTTGGCGTTGTTCTAG
- the dxs gene encoding 1-deoxy-D-xylulose-5-phosphate synthase, translating to MSLDLQHYPTLALAQTPEKLRQLPQDKLRELADELREYLLNSVSQTSGHFASGLGTVELTVALHYVYNTPFDRLLWDVGHQAYPHKILTGRAERMSTIRQKNGLHPFPWPPESDYDTFAVGHSSTSISAALGMAVAAEKEGEDRKVVAVIGDGAMTAGMAFEALNHAGDIKKDMVVVLNDNEMSISENVGALNSHLARLLTGNFFNSIRDGGKKLLSNVPPIKEFASRAEEHLKGMVVPGTIFEELGFNYIGPIDGHDVNAVVDTLRNMRNFEGPQLLHVVTKKGKGYAVAEEDPIKFHAVPKFNPADNALPKSKPSAPTYSAIFGKWLCDMAAQDPKLMAVTPAMREGSGMVEFSQRFPEQYFDVAIAEQHAVTFGAGLAKDGMNAVVAIYSSFLQRAYDQLIHDVAIQDLPVLFAIDRAGIVGADGPTHQGAFDIAFLRCIPNMVVMAPSDENECRQMLYTGHKLQKPAAVRYPRGAGMGITPDEAMTELEIGKSRTCRETSKDRGESVAILNFGCLLPYALKAAEAIDATVIDMRFIKPLDGDAVLKAASEHSALITLEDGCIMGGAGSAVLEHLQQNGVLKAVKMLGLPDSFILQGTQQEMYREHGLDAEGIIAAANSFTAG from the coding sequence TCCAACATTACCCAACGCTTGCGCTTGCGCAAACACCTGAAAAATTGAGGCAGCTGCCCCAGGATAAATTACGCGAGCTCGCCGATGAATTGCGTGAGTATTTACTTAATAGTGTCAGCCAAACGAGCGGTCACTTCGCTTCAGGCCTTGGCACGGTAGAGCTTACGGTCGCGTTACATTATGTGTACAACACACCTTTTGACCGCTTATTGTGGGACGTGGGGCACCAGGCTTATCCTCATAAAATCCTTACTGGCCGTGCAGAGCGCATGAGTACCATTCGTCAAAAGAATGGCCTACATCCCTTTCCTTGGCCGCCAGAGAGCGACTATGACACCTTTGCTGTGGGTCATTCTTCCACATCGATTAGCGCCGCGCTGGGTATGGCCGTAGCGGCAGAAAAAGAAGGTGAAGACCGCAAAGTGGTGGCCGTTATCGGCGACGGTGCAATGACCGCAGGTATGGCGTTTGAAGCCCTTAACCATGCAGGTGACATCAAAAAAGACATGGTGGTTGTACTTAACGACAACGAAATGTCCATATCTGAAAACGTTGGGGCGTTAAACAGCCACCTTGCCCGCTTGCTCACAGGTAACTTCTTTAACTCAATACGGGATGGCGGCAAAAAGCTGCTAAGCAATGTACCACCTATTAAAGAGTTCGCTAGCCGTGCAGAAGAGCACCTTAAAGGTATGGTTGTGCCCGGTACTATCTTTGAAGAGTTGGGCTTTAATTACATTGGTCCTATCGACGGTCACGATGTGAATGCTGTAGTAGATACCCTTCGCAATATGCGTAACTTTGAAGGGCCTCAGCTTTTACATGTTGTCACTAAAAAAGGTAAGGGCTACGCCGTTGCTGAAGAAGATCCGATCAAATTTCACGCGGTGCCAAAATTTAATCCGGCGGATAACGCGCTGCCAAAGTCGAAGCCTTCTGCTCCTACCTACTCTGCTATTTTTGGAAAATGGCTATGTGATATGGCCGCGCAAGACCCAAAACTAATGGCCGTAACACCTGCAATGCGTGAAGGTTCTGGCATGGTTGAGTTTTCTCAACGCTTTCCTGAACAATACTTCGATGTTGCCATTGCCGAACAGCATGCCGTGACCTTTGGTGCCGGTCTTGCCAAAGACGGTATGAACGCGGTTGTTGCGATTTATTCGTCGTTCCTTCAGCGAGCTTATGATCAGCTTATTCACGATGTGGCAATTCAAGACTTACCGGTATTATTTGCAATAGACAGAGCGGGTATTGTGGGCGCCGATGGCCCTACTCACCAAGGCGCGTTTGATATTGCTTTCCTTCGCTGCATTCCAAATATGGTCGTTATGGCACCTTCAGACGAAAATGAATGCCGTCAAATGCTCTACACAGGCCATAAGCTACAAAAGCCAGCTGCGGTTCGCTACCCTCGTGGTGCAGGCATGGGGATTACACCAGATGAGGCGATGACGGAACTTGAAATAGGTAAATCGCGTACCTGTCGAGAAACTTCAAAAGATAGAGGTGAAAGCGTTGCTATTTTGAACTTCGGCTGTTTATTGCCCTACGCACTTAAAGCTGCAGAAGCTATCGATGCTACGGTTATCGACATGCGCTTTATAAAACCATTAGATGGCGATGCTGTTTTAAAAGCAGCCAGTGAACACAGCGCACTTATTACGTTAGAAGATGGCTGTATCATGGGCGGCGCTGGTAGTGCCGTACTAGAACACTTGCAGCAAAACGGCGTGTTAAAGGCAGTAAAAATGTTGGGGCTACCTGATAGTTTCATCCTGCAAGGAACACAACAGGAAATGTACAGAGAGCACGGCTTAGATGCTGAAGGTATTATTGCTGCGGCAAATAGTTTTACAGCTGGCTAA